A window of Peromyscus eremicus chromosome 7, PerEre_H2_v1, whole genome shotgun sequence contains these coding sequences:
- the Pcsk7 gene encoding proprotein convertase subtilisin/kexin type 7 isoform X2, with protein sequence MEVEAMRQQAEAVLAGHAAVRWHSEQRLLRRAKRSIHFNDPKYPQQWHLNNRRSPGRDINVTGVWERNVTGRGVTVVVVDDGVEHTVQDIAPNYSPEGSYDLNSNDPDPMPHPDAENGNHHGTRCAGEIAAVPNNSFCAVGVAYGSRIAGIRVLDGPLTDSMEAVAFNKHYQINDIYSCSWGPDDDGKTVDGPHQLGKAALQHGVMAGRQGFGSIFVVASGNGGQHNDNCNYDGYANSIYTVTIGAVDEEGRMPFYAEECASMLAVTFSGGDKMLRSIVTTDWDLQKGTGCTEGHTGTSAAAPLAAGMIALMLQVRPCLTWRDIQHIIVFTATQYEDRHADWLTNEAGFSHSHQHGFGLLNAWRLVNAAKIWTSVPYLASYVSPVLKENKAVPRSPHSLEVLWNVSRMDLEMSGLKTLEHVAVTVSITHPRRGSLELKLFCPSGMMSLIGAPRSMDSDPNGFNDWTFSTVRCWGERARGIYRLAIRDVGDEPLQVGILQQWQLTLYGSMWSPVDIKDRQSLLESAMSGKYLHDDFTLPCPPGLKIPEEDGYTITPNTLKTLVLVGCFTVFWTIYYMLEVYLSQRNMASTQGCRSGHCSWPQRSQNSREVGTELESMPLCNSKDQGGVESENGGCTTTSSFLAPELLSEGDWNLSQSGKSLLDHPQHQPPDLLQVKDGQIC encoded by the exons ATGGAGGTGGAGGCCATGCGACAGCAGGCAGAGGCTGTGTTAGCCGGGCACGCAGCTGTGCGTTGGCATTCAGAGCAGAGGCTGCTGAGGCGGGCCAAGCGCAGCATCCACTTCAATGATCCCAAGTATCCGCAGCAGTGGCACCTG AACAATCGACGGAGCCCAGGCCGAGACATCAATGTGACAGGTGTGTGGGAGCGAAATGTAACTGGGCGAGGGgtgacagtggtggtggtggacgATGGAGTGGAGCACACCGTCCAGGACATTGCACCCAACTAT AGCCCAGAGGGTAGCTATGACCTCAACTCTAATGACCCAGATCCTATGCCCCACCCTGATGCGGAGAATGGTAACCACCATGGGACACGGTGTGCGGGAGAAATTGCAGCTGTGCCCAACAACAGCTTCTGTGCAGTGGGTGTGGCCTATGGGAGCCGAATAGCAG GTATCCGGGTGCTGGATGGACCACTCACAGACAGTATGGAGGCTGTGGCATTCAACAAGCACTATCAGATCAATGACATCTACAGCTGCAG CTGGGGCCCAGATGATGATGGGAAGACAGTGGATGGTCCTCACCAGCTTGGAAAG GCCGCCTTACAACATGGAGTGATGGCTGGTCGCCAGGGCtttgggagtatctttgtggttGCCAGTGGTAACGGGGGCCAGCACAATGACAACTGCAACTACGATGGTTATGCCAACTCCATCTACACTGTCACAATAG GTGCTGTGGATGAAGAGGGACGGATGCCTTTTTATGCAGAAGAATGTGCCTCCATGCTGGCAGTTACCTTCAGTGGTGGAGACAAGATGCTTCGGAGCATT GTGACCACTGACTGGGACCTTCAGAAGGGCACTGGCTGCACGGAAGGCCACACAGGGACCTCAGCTGCAGCTCCTCTGGCAGCTGGCATGATAGCCCTCATGCTGCAGGTGCGGCCCTGCCTCACATGGCGGGACATCCAGCACATCATTGTCTTCACAGCCACCCAG TATGAGGATCGCCATGCAGACTGGCTCACCAATGAGGCTGGCTTCAGCCACAGCCACCAGCATGGCTTCGGCCTGCTCAACGCTTGGAGACTCGTCAATGCCGCCAAG ATCTGGACATCTGTCCCTTACTTAGCCTCCTATGTCAGCCCTGTGCTGAAAGAAAATAAGGCTGTCCCTCGGTCCCCCCACTCTCTGGAGGTGCTATGGAATG TCAGCAGGATGGACCTGGAGATGTCGGGACTGAAGACCCTGGAACATGTGGCAGTGACAGTCTCCATCACTCACCCACGACGTGGCAGCTTAGAACTGAAACTCTTTTGTCCCAGTGGCATGATGTCTTTGATCGGCGCACCCCGCAGCATGGACTC GGATCCTAATGGCTTCAATGACTGGACCTTCTCCACTGTGCGGTGCTGGGGGGAAAGAGCAAGAGGCATCTACAGACTGGCTATCAGGGATGTAG GAGATGAGCCGCTCCAGGTGGGCATCCTCCAGCAGTGGCAGCTGACCCTGTATGGCTCCATGTGGAGTCCAGTAgacatcaaagacagacaaag TCTGTTAGAAAGTGCTATGAGTGGAAAATACCTGCATGATGACTTCACTCTGCCTTGCCCGCCTGGGCTGAAAATTCCTGAGGAGGATGGTTACACCATTACCCCTAACACACTCAAG ACCCTGGTGCTGGTGGGCTGCTTCACTGTCTTCTGGACCATTTATTACATGCTAGAAGTATACTTGAGCCAGAGGAACATGGCTTCCACCCAAGGTTGTAGGAGCGGACATTGCTCCTGGCCCCAGCGGAGCCAGAACTCcagggaggtggggacagagcTAGAATCAATGCCTCTATGCAACAGCAAGGACCAGGGTGGAGTGGAGTCAGAGAATGGGGGCTGCACCACCACCTCTAGCTTCCTGGCCCCAGAGCTACTCAGTGAAGGAGACTGGAATCTGTCCCAGAGCGGTAAGAGTCTCCTGGACCATCCTCAGCACCAACCCCCAGACCTGCTACAGGTGAAGGATGGACAGATCTGCTGA
- the Pcsk7 gene encoding proprotein convertase subtilisin/kexin type 7 isoform X1, producing the protein MPKGRQKVPHLDAPLGLPICLWLELAGLFFMVPWVMGLSEAGGLDTLGAGGLSWAVHLDNLEGERKEESLTQQADAVARAAGLVNAGRIGELQGHYLFVQPAGHRQAMEVEAMRQQAEAVLAGHAAVRWHSEQRLLRRAKRSIHFNDPKYPQQWHLNNRRSPGRDINVTGVWERNVTGRGVTVVVVDDGVEHTVQDIAPNYSPEGSYDLNSNDPDPMPHPDAENGNHHGTRCAGEIAAVPNNSFCAVGVAYGSRIAGIRVLDGPLTDSMEAVAFNKHYQINDIYSCSWGPDDDGKTVDGPHQLGKAALQHGVMAGRQGFGSIFVVASGNGGQHNDNCNYDGYANSIYTVTIGAVDEEGRMPFYAEECASMLAVTFSGGDKMLRSIVTTDWDLQKGTGCTEGHTGTSAAAPLAAGMIALMLQVRPCLTWRDIQHIIVFTATQYEDRHADWLTNEAGFSHSHQHGFGLLNAWRLVNAAKIWTSVPYLASYVSPVLKENKAVPRSPHSLEVLWNVSRMDLEMSGLKTLEHVAVTVSITHPRRGSLELKLFCPSGMMSLIGAPRSMDSDPNGFNDWTFSTVRCWGERARGIYRLAIRDVGDEPLQVGILQQWQLTLYGSMWSPVDIKDRQSLLESAMSGKYLHDDFTLPCPPGLKIPEEDGYTITPNTLKTLVLVGCFTVFWTIYYMLEVYLSQRNMASTQGCRSGHCSWPQRSQNSREVGTELESMPLCNSKDQGGVESENGGCTTTSSFLAPELLSEGDWNLSQSGKSLLDHPQHQPPDLLQVKDGQIC; encoded by the exons ATGCCGAAAGGGAGGCAGAAAGTCCCACACTTGGATGCCCCCCTGGGCCTGCCCATCTGCCTCTGGCTGGAATTAGCCGGGCTCTTCTTTATGGTTCCCTGGGTCATGGGCCTGTCAGAGGCAGGTGGGCTTGACACCTTGGGTGCAGGGGGGCTAAGCTGGGCCGTACATCTGGACAAcctagaaggagagaggaaggaagagagtctGACGCAGCAGGCAGATGCCGTGGCCCGGGCAGCAGGCCTGGTGAATGCCGGGCGCATTGGAGAGCTTCAGGGGCACTACCTCTTTGTCCAGCCCGCTGGGCACAGGCAAGCCATGGAGGTGGAGGCCATGCGACAGCAGGCAGAGGCTGTGTTAGCCGGGCACGCAGCTGTGCGTTGGCATTCAGAGCAGAGGCTGCTGAGGCGGGCCAAGCGCAGCATCCACTTCAATGATCCCAAGTATCCGCAGCAGTGGCACCTG AACAATCGACGGAGCCCAGGCCGAGACATCAATGTGACAGGTGTGTGGGAGCGAAATGTAACTGGGCGAGGGgtgacagtggtggtggtggacgATGGAGTGGAGCACACCGTCCAGGACATTGCACCCAACTAT AGCCCAGAGGGTAGCTATGACCTCAACTCTAATGACCCAGATCCTATGCCCCACCCTGATGCGGAGAATGGTAACCACCATGGGACACGGTGTGCGGGAGAAATTGCAGCTGTGCCCAACAACAGCTTCTGTGCAGTGGGTGTGGCCTATGGGAGCCGAATAGCAG GTATCCGGGTGCTGGATGGACCACTCACAGACAGTATGGAGGCTGTGGCATTCAACAAGCACTATCAGATCAATGACATCTACAGCTGCAG CTGGGGCCCAGATGATGATGGGAAGACAGTGGATGGTCCTCACCAGCTTGGAAAG GCCGCCTTACAACATGGAGTGATGGCTGGTCGCCAGGGCtttgggagtatctttgtggttGCCAGTGGTAACGGGGGCCAGCACAATGACAACTGCAACTACGATGGTTATGCCAACTCCATCTACACTGTCACAATAG GTGCTGTGGATGAAGAGGGACGGATGCCTTTTTATGCAGAAGAATGTGCCTCCATGCTGGCAGTTACCTTCAGTGGTGGAGACAAGATGCTTCGGAGCATT GTGACCACTGACTGGGACCTTCAGAAGGGCACTGGCTGCACGGAAGGCCACACAGGGACCTCAGCTGCAGCTCCTCTGGCAGCTGGCATGATAGCCCTCATGCTGCAGGTGCGGCCCTGCCTCACATGGCGGGACATCCAGCACATCATTGTCTTCACAGCCACCCAG TATGAGGATCGCCATGCAGACTGGCTCACCAATGAGGCTGGCTTCAGCCACAGCCACCAGCATGGCTTCGGCCTGCTCAACGCTTGGAGACTCGTCAATGCCGCCAAG ATCTGGACATCTGTCCCTTACTTAGCCTCCTATGTCAGCCCTGTGCTGAAAGAAAATAAGGCTGTCCCTCGGTCCCCCCACTCTCTGGAGGTGCTATGGAATG TCAGCAGGATGGACCTGGAGATGTCGGGACTGAAGACCCTGGAACATGTGGCAGTGACAGTCTCCATCACTCACCCACGACGTGGCAGCTTAGAACTGAAACTCTTTTGTCCCAGTGGCATGATGTCTTTGATCGGCGCACCCCGCAGCATGGACTC GGATCCTAATGGCTTCAATGACTGGACCTTCTCCACTGTGCGGTGCTGGGGGGAAAGAGCAAGAGGCATCTACAGACTGGCTATCAGGGATGTAG GAGATGAGCCGCTCCAGGTGGGCATCCTCCAGCAGTGGCAGCTGACCCTGTATGGCTCCATGTGGAGTCCAGTAgacatcaaagacagacaaag TCTGTTAGAAAGTGCTATGAGTGGAAAATACCTGCATGATGACTTCACTCTGCCTTGCCCGCCTGGGCTGAAAATTCCTGAGGAGGATGGTTACACCATTACCCCTAACACACTCAAG ACCCTGGTGCTGGTGGGCTGCTTCACTGTCTTCTGGACCATTTATTACATGCTAGAAGTATACTTGAGCCAGAGGAACATGGCTTCCACCCAAGGTTGTAGGAGCGGACATTGCTCCTGGCCCCAGCGGAGCCAGAACTCcagggaggtggggacagagcTAGAATCAATGCCTCTATGCAACAGCAAGGACCAGGGTGGAGTGGAGTCAGAGAATGGGGGCTGCACCACCACCTCTAGCTTCCTGGCCCCAGAGCTACTCAGTGAAGGAGACTGGAATCTGTCCCAGAGCGGTAAGAGTCTCCTGGACCATCCTCAGCACCAACCCCCAGACCTGCTACAGGTGAAGGATGGACAGATCTGCTGA